A single genomic interval of Bacteroidota bacterium harbors:
- a CDS encoding isoprenylcysteine carboxylmethyltransferase family protein, whose product MRKILFLQFSVFAVIIGLLGMAAFGLLLWDFQFPETFKEYYLFRGGMPLNLVLLVSFGVQHSLMARKSFKRILIRLMPAELERSFYVMVSGFVLFSLSLLWSPLSPPLYDLSGTVGGYFLHAGAFLGIVVIAWAGLAMDGLDLIGVRSVIRILRDQPPQPELLSIPRPYRLVRHPLYLGMLLMFWLSPVMTHDHLFFAEVMTAYILIGIHFEERDLVDRFGDAYRRYQAEVPMIIPFLKWKKR is encoded by the coding sequence ATGCGCAAAATCCTGTTTCTACAATTTTCCGTCTTTGCTGTGATCATTGGGTTGCTGGGAATGGCTGCATTCGGGTTGCTTTTGTGGGATTTTCAGTTTCCGGAGACCTTCAAGGAATATTACCTGTTTCGGGGCGGCATGCCGCTGAATTTAGTGCTGTTGGTTTCTTTTGGCGTGCAGCACAGTCTCATGGCGCGCAAATCCTTCAAGAGAATTCTGATCCGCCTGATGCCTGCCGAACTCGAGCGCAGTTTTTATGTCATGGTTTCAGGATTTGTCTTGTTTTCGCTGTCATTGTTGTGGTCGCCGTTGAGTCCGCCGTTGTATGACCTGAGCGGCACGGTGGGCGGCTATTTCCTGCATGCAGGCGCATTCCTTGGAATTGTTGTCATTGCTTGGGCAGGGTTGGCCATGGACGGATTGGATTTGATCGGCGTGCGTTCCGTCATCCGCATTCTCCGGGATCAGCCGCCTCAACCAGAGCTTTTGTCTATCCCGAGACCCTACCGATTGGTACGTCATCCTCTGTATTTGGGAATGTTGTTGATGTTTTGGCTCTCTCCCGTGATGACGCATGACCACCTTTTTTTCGCCGAAGTAATGACCGCTTACATTCTGATCGGCATTCACTTTGAGGAACGGGATCTTGTGGACCGATTTGGGGATGCGTACCGGCGCTATCAAGCAGAAGTGCCCATGATAATTCCATTTTTGAAATGGAAAAAGCGTTGA